Proteins found in one Bacillus sp. SM2101 genomic segment:
- the ftsH gene encoding ATP-dependent zinc metalloprotease FtsH, with protein MNRIFRNTIFYLLIFLVVIGIVGVFNNTNQTTEEMSYDVFIANLEDNNVKSLAIQPARGVYEIKGQLRSYESEEQYFITYTPTPFSEAMLQRIDTIAAENSVVDFVPAKETSGWVTFFTSIIPFVIIIILFFFLLNQAQGGGSRVMNFGKSKAKLYNEEKKKAKFKDVAGADEEKQELVEVVEFLKDPRKFAELGARIPKGVLLVGPPGTGKTLLARAVAGEAGVPFFSISGSDFVEMFVGVGASRVRDLFENAKKNAPCIIFIDEIDAVGRQRGAGLGGGHDEREQTLNQLLVEMDGFGANEGIIIIAATNRPDILDPALLRPGRFDRQITVDRPDVNGREAVLKVHARNKPLADSIDLKAIAMRTPGFSGADLENLLNEAALVAARRDKKKIDMLDMDEATDRVIAGPAKKSRVISEKERKIVAYHEAGHTIIGVVLDEADVVHKVTIVPRGQAGGYAVMLPKEDRYFMTKPELLDKITGLLGGRVAEEIIFGEVSTGAHNDFQRATGIARKMVTEYGMSDKLGPLQFGQAQGGQVFLGRDLHNEQNYSDAIAHDIDMEIQRFIKECYKKAKDILTENRDKLELVAKTLLDVETLDAEQIKYLIDNGRLPDRIEESSSDDVKVNISSKKEETPSDDQDQQD; from the coding sequence ATGAATCGGATTTTTCGTAATACTATATTTTATTTATTAATTTTTCTTGTTGTTATTGGTATAGTTGGTGTTTTCAATAATACTAATCAAACAACTGAGGAAATGTCATATGATGTATTCATAGCTAATTTAGAGGACAATAATGTTAAATCTCTTGCAATACAACCTGCACGAGGGGTATATGAGATTAAAGGTCAATTAAGATCTTATGAGAGTGAAGAGCAGTATTTTATTACATACACACCAACACCTTTTTCAGAGGCAATGTTACAACGAATTGATACAATTGCAGCAGAAAATAGTGTAGTCGATTTTGTTCCAGCAAAAGAAACAAGTGGATGGGTTACGTTTTTCACTTCAATCATTCCATTTGTGATCATCATTATTTTATTTTTCTTCTTGCTGAACCAAGCTCAAGGCGGTGGAAGCCGTGTGATGAACTTTGGTAAAAGTAAAGCTAAACTTTATAATGAAGAAAAGAAAAAAGCAAAATTCAAAGATGTGGCTGGTGCTGATGAAGAGAAACAAGAGTTAGTTGAAGTTGTTGAGTTTTTGAAGGACCCTAGAAAATTTGCAGAACTAGGCGCTCGCATCCCAAAAGGTGTTTTACTAGTCGGCCCTCCAGGTACAGGTAAAACATTATTGGCTAGGGCTGTTGCCGGAGAAGCTGGCGTACCTTTCTTCTCCATAAGTGGTTCAGATTTCGTGGAAATGTTTGTTGGTGTCGGTGCATCTCGTGTTCGTGACTTATTTGAAAATGCGAAGAAAAATGCTCCGTGTATCATTTTCATTGATGAGATCGATGCCGTAGGACGTCAACGTGGTGCAGGCCTTGGTGGAGGTCATGACGAGCGTGAACAAACATTAAACCAATTGCTAGTTGAGATGGATGGCTTTGGTGCGAATGAAGGAATTATTATTATAGCAGCAACAAACCGCCCAGATATTTTGGATCCTGCATTACTTCGCCCTGGTCGCTTTGACCGTCAGATTACTGTCGATCGACCAGATGTTAATGGAAGAGAAGCAGTGTTAAAAGTACACGCACGCAATAAACCGCTAGCAGATTCTATTGATTTAAAAGCAATCGCTATGCGTACTCCTGGTTTTTCAGGTGCTGATTTAGAGAACTTATTAAATGAAGCTGCTTTAGTAGCGGCAAGACGCGATAAAAAGAAAATTGATATGCTCGATATGGATGAGGCTACAGACCGTGTAATTGCTGGACCGGCTAAAAAGAGCCGTGTCATCTCTGAAAAGGAACGGAAAATTGTTGCTTACCATGAAGCTGGACATACAATTATCGGTGTTGTACTGGATGAAGCAGATGTCGTACATAAAGTGACGATTGTTCCTAGAGGTCAAGCCGGTGGTTATGCAGTAATGCTACCAAAAGAAGATCGCTACTTTATGACTAAGCCTGAGTTGCTAGATAAAATTACTGGCTTATTGGGTGGACGTGTTGCTGAGGAAATTATTTTCGGTGAAGTGAGTACGGGTGCTCATAACGACTTCCAACGAGCAACTGGTATTGCAAGAAAAATGGTAACAGAATATGGTATGAGTGATAAGCTTGGACCATTACAATTTGGTCAGGCTCAAGGAGGTCAAGTGTTCTTAGGTCGCGATCTTCATAACGAGCAAAACTATAGTGATGCCATTGCACATGACATTGATATGGAGATACAAAGGTTTATTAAAGAATGTTATAAGAAAGCTAAAGACATTTTGACAGAAAACCGTGATAAGCTCGAACTAGTAGCAAAAACCTTACTTGATGTTGAAACACTTGATGCTGAACAAATCAAGTATTTAATAGACAATGGAAGATTACCTGATCGTATTGAAGAGAGCAGTTCTGATGACGTGAAAGTAAACATTAGCTCTAAAAAAGAAGAAACTCCATCTGATGATCAAGATCAACAAGATTAA
- a CDS encoding peptidyl-prolyl cis-trans isomerase — MSKKALWILVFGLVIVNCFTIFILIGDKQDVVDVTKPVNFNEKIIQTGSEEVIASVGNEDIYRQQWLNELEAEYGKATLQNMIDRKVIELLAEKYNIQTDEESVERELKMIKKYSSLANDDWDDEKWREQIRFSMLLEQLLTKDANVQEDEIRDLYEKNKELYHIEPKYHLSHIVVKTRAEAEQVNNELTEGSSFDVLAMEKSVDTFTANSGGELGVLSSNSKLVPKEYFETAEQLKQHEWSQPIKVEGGFAVVLLHEKIDGINYTFESMKDQIRRQIALEQMDGPISAQTFWDEAEVSWFYGKDADK, encoded by the coding sequence TTGAGTAAAAAAGCGTTATGGATACTTGTTTTTGGCCTTGTAATTGTAAACTGTTTTACAATCTTCATTTTGATTGGTGACAAGCAAGATGTAGTTGATGTTACAAAGCCTGTTAATTTCAATGAAAAGATTATACAAACAGGATCAGAAGAAGTTATCGCATCTGTAGGAAATGAAGATATCTATAGACAACAGTGGCTTAATGAGTTAGAAGCTGAATATGGAAAAGCAACTTTACAAAATATGATCGATAGAAAAGTAATTGAACTATTAGCTGAAAAATATAATATACAAACAGATGAGGAGTCCGTTGAGAGAGAGTTAAAGATGATAAAAAAATATTCCTCACTTGCTAATGATGATTGGGATGACGAGAAATGGAGAGAACAAATCCGTTTCAGCATGTTGCTCGAACAACTACTAACAAAAGATGCAAACGTTCAAGAAGACGAAATAAGAGACCTTTATGAAAAAAACAAAGAATTATATCATATTGAACCAAAGTATCATCTATCACATATCGTTGTAAAAACAAGGGCAGAGGCAGAACAAGTCAATAATGAATTAACAGAGGGGTCGAGCTTTGATGTGCTAGCCATGGAGAAATCTGTTGATACATTTACCGCTAATTCTGGAGGGGAACTAGGTGTCCTTTCATCTAATAGTAAATTAGTACCTAAAGAGTATTTTGAAACTGCTGAACAATTAAAACAACATGAATGGAGTCAGCCGATAAAAGTAGAAGGTGGTTTTGCAGTCGTTCTTTTACATGAGAAAATAGACGGAATTAACTACACCTTTGAAAGTATGAAGGACCAAATAAGAAGGCAAATAGCACTTGAACAAATGGATGGCCCGATATCTGCACAAACATTTTGGGATGAGGCAGAAGTATCCTGGTTTTATGGTAAAGATGCAGATAAATAA
- a CDS encoding type III pantothenate kinase, translating into MIFVLDVGNTNTVLGVYEQNELKYHWRIETSRNKTEDEYGMIIKALFKHVDLDFSNIDGIIISSVVPPIMFALERMCHKYFNINPLIVGPGIKTGLNIKIDNPREVGADRIVNAVAGMHLYGSPLIIVDFGTATTYCYINEQKQYMGGAIAPGIAISTEALYSKAAKLPRIEIAHTDHVIGKNTVSAMQSGILYGYVGQVEGIVKKIKAQANVLPTVIATGGLASLIADESTVIDIVDPFLTLKGLQLIYQKNQDSYKN; encoded by the coding sequence ATGATTTTTGTCTTAGATGTCGGGAATACTAATACCGTTTTAGGTGTTTATGAACAAAATGAGCTTAAATATCATTGGCGGATTGAAACGAGTAGAAATAAAACTGAAGATGAATATGGCATGATTATCAAAGCGTTATTTAAGCACGTAGATTTAGATTTTTCAAACATTGACGGCATCATTATTTCTTCTGTCGTTCCACCAATTATGTTTGCATTGGAAAGAATGTGTCACAAGTATTTTAATATAAATCCGCTAATCGTTGGCCCAGGAATAAAAACAGGTTTAAATATAAAAATAGATAACCCTAGAGAAGTAGGGGCAGATCGAATCGTAAATGCAGTAGCGGGAATGCATTTATATGGTAGTCCACTTATCATTGTCGATTTTGGTACTGCAACAACTTATTGTTACATTAATGAGCAGAAACAATATATGGGTGGGGCTATAGCTCCTGGAATTGCAATTTCAACGGAGGCGCTATATTCCAAAGCAGCTAAGTTACCTAGAATAGAAATTGCGCATACAGATCATGTTATTGGGAAGAACACGGTATCTGCAATGCAATCTGGAATATTGTACGGGTATGTTGGTCAAGTAGAAGGAATTGTAAAGAAAATAAAAGCTCAAGCAAATGTTTTACCAACGGTTATCGCTACAGGTGGACTTGCATCATTAATTGCTGATGAGTCAACTGTTATAGATATTGTCGATCCGTTCTTAACGTTAAAAGGTTTACAACTGATTTATCAAAAGAATCAAGATTCTTATAAAAACTAA
- the hslO gene encoding Hsp33 family molecular chaperone HslO, producing MSDYLVKALAYDGQVRIYSVKTTETVGEAQRRQYTWPTASAALGRTMTAGVMMSAMLKGDEKITIKVDAGGPIGAIIVDSNAYGEVRGYVSNPQTHFDLNEHGKLDVARAVGTNGFLTVVKDIGLRENFTGSVPIVSGELGEDFTYYFVTSEQTPSSVGVGVLVNPDNSILAAGGFIIQLMPGTDEDTIAAIEERLKTIEPISKLIEKGLSPEQIIYELIDKEHVKILDKQPVTFKCNCTKERFANAIISLGPNEIEEIIVEEGQAEAQCHFCNQKYLFSKEELEALKKEAM from the coding sequence ATGTCAGATTATCTAGTAAAAGCCTTAGCTTATGATGGGCAAGTCAGAATATATTCAGTCAAGACAACAGAAACTGTCGGAGAAGCCCAACGTCGTCAATATACATGGCCGACAGCCTCAGCCGCATTAGGAAGAACAATGACTGCGGGCGTAATGATGAGTGCGATGTTAAAAGGTGACGAAAAAATTACCATTAAAGTAGATGCTGGTGGGCCAATTGGAGCAATTATCGTGGATAGCAATGCATATGGAGAAGTGAGAGGGTATGTATCCAATCCACAAACACACTTCGATCTAAATGAACATGGCAAGCTAGATGTGGCAAGAGCCGTAGGGACAAATGGTTTTTTAACAGTGGTGAAAGATATAGGGTTGCGTGAGAATTTTACTGGTTCAGTTCCGATTGTTTCTGGAGAGTTAGGTGAAGACTTTACATATTATTTTGTAACATCTGAGCAAACCCCATCATCTGTTGGAGTAGGTGTTCTAGTTAACCCTGATAATTCTATTCTTGCTGCAGGTGGGTTTATTATACAACTCATGCCTGGCACAGATGAGGATACGATCGCTGCAATAGAAGAAAGGTTAAAAACAATAGAGCCTATATCTAAATTAATTGAAAAAGGGTTATCCCCTGAGCAAATTATATATGAACTAATAGATAAAGAACATGTGAAGATATTAGACAAACAACCAGTAACTTTTAAATGTAACTGTACAAAAGAAAGGTTTGCAAATGCAATTATTAGTTTAGGTCCTAACGAAATAGAAGAAATCATTGTGGAGGAAGGCCAAGCTGAAGCGCAATGCCATTTTTGTAATCAAAAGTATTTGTTTTCAAAAGAAGAACTTGAGGCTCTTAAAAAAGAAGCGATGTAA
- the tilS gene encoding tRNA lysidine(34) synthetase TilS: MINKLNDFIKRHELITQNSTIIVGVSGGPDSLALLHLLIGMKRNLGLRLVVAHVDHMFRGNQSENEMRFVEQHCSSLGIICEAKQINVSDYKQKKKISTQVAARECRYRFFSSMMKKYEAQYLALGHHGDDQVETVLMKLVRGSTGIGYAGIPVKRPFSIGHIIRPLLSLSREEIEHYCQSIGLEPRRDPSNDKDDYTRNRIRHHVLPYLKRENERVHERVQQFSEMVIEDQNYLKELTENELNKVVKKKDNTIIISRESYLKLPIPLQRRGIQLILKYLYQEVPPSLSSIHINDFLTALNNDHPSGTLHYPMGLKVVKSYDDFIFTYDERAIKAYNYVHEVPSQIELPNGDLILSEIIEQLPNGLNGNHSIVIDINSVELPLVIRTRKPGDKMTLKGTDGTKKIKDIFIDQKIPLYERDEWPVVEDRYGRIIWLPGLKKSSFETEFNGNKQYILLQFKKH, translated from the coding sequence ATGATAAATAAGCTAAATGATTTTATTAAACGTCATGAGTTAATTACACAAAATTCAACGATCATTGTAGGTGTATCAGGAGGACCTGATTCCTTGGCGCTTCTTCACTTGCTTATTGGAATGAAAAGGAACCTCGGTTTAAGGTTAGTTGTAGCTCATGTTGATCATATGTTTCGTGGTAATCAGTCCGAGAATGAGATGCGTTTTGTTGAACAACATTGTAGCTCACTAGGAATTATTTGTGAAGCAAAACAAATAAATGTGAGTGATTATAAACAAAAAAAGAAAATAAGTACCCAAGTAGCTGCGAGAGAATGCAGGTATCGTTTTTTTTCATCAATGATGAAAAAATATGAAGCTCAATATTTAGCTCTTGGTCATCATGGAGATGATCAAGTTGAGACAGTTTTAATGAAGCTAGTAAGAGGAAGTACAGGGATAGGCTATGCAGGTATTCCAGTAAAGAGGCCGTTTAGTATTGGTCATATTATACGCCCCCTATTAAGCTTAAGTAGGGAAGAAATTGAGCATTATTGTCAAAGCATTGGGTTAGAGCCCCGTCGAGATCCAAGTAACGATAAGGATGATTACACCCGTAATCGGATTCGACATCATGTACTACCTTATTTAAAACGAGAAAATGAACGAGTACATGAAAGAGTTCAACAATTTAGTGAGATGGTGATAGAGGATCAAAATTATTTAAAGGAATTAACAGAAAATGAATTGAATAAAGTAGTGAAGAAGAAAGACAATACTATTATTATTAGTAGAGAGTCTTATCTTAAGTTACCTATTCCTTTACAAAGGAGAGGGATTCAACTAATATTAAAATATCTTTATCAGGAGGTTCCACCTTCTCTTTCCTCAATACATATTAACGACTTTCTAACAGCCCTGAATAATGATCATCCATCAGGAACATTACATTATCCAATGGGTTTAAAAGTTGTTAAATCCTATGATGATTTTATCTTTACATATGATGAAAGAGCAATAAAAGCATATAATTACGTTCATGAGGTTCCTAGTCAAATTGAATTGCCTAATGGTGACCTAATACTTAGTGAAATCATTGAGCAATTACCGAATGGATTAAATGGGAACCATTCAATTGTCATTGACATAAACAGTGTCGAGTTACCGCTAGTTATTCGTACGAGGAAACCTGGCGATAAGATGACATTAAAAGGAACTGACGGGACAAAAAAGATTAAAGATATTTTTATTGATCAAAAAATTCCTTTATATGAAAGGGATGAGTGGCCTGTTGTTGAGGACAGATATGGAAGAATCATTTGGTTACCCGGCTTAAAAAAGTCTTCTTTTGAGACTGAATTTAATGGAAATAAACAATATATTTTATTACAGTTTAAGAAGCACTGA
- a CDS encoding VWA domain-containing protein yields the protein MDKGTLKQILLITDGCSNHGEDPVAMATLAKEQGVTVNVIGVMEEDKIDNRGLAEIEGISMAGGGVSEVVYTRQLSHTVQMVTRKAMTQTLQGVVNKELQHILGSGTSMEDLSPEKRGEVMEVVDELGETAELEVLILVDTSASMKHKLPTVKEALLDLSISLNARIGSNRFSVLSFPGKKKDVEKVLDWNPHLDSLTKIFPKLTSGGMTPTGPAIREALTYFKKKRSLRSLISRDEQPFEETGM from the coding sequence GTGGATAAAGGTACTTTAAAACAAATATTACTTATTACTGATGGGTGCTCAAATCATGGAGAAGATCCTGTGGCTATGGCAACACTTGCTAAAGAGCAAGGGGTGACAGTTAACGTTATTGGCGTAATGGAAGAGGATAAAATAGATAATCGTGGACTTGCGGAGATAGAAGGCATTTCAATGGCAGGAGGTGGGGTTAGCGAGGTCGTCTATACTAGGCAATTGTCACATACTGTACAAATGGTAACTAGAAAAGCAATGACACAAACATTACAAGGAGTGGTAAACAAAGAATTACAGCACATACTTGGTTCCGGAACTTCAATGGAAGACTTATCACCTGAAAAACGTGGAGAAGTGATGGAGGTGGTGGATGAACTAGGAGAAACTGCTGAGTTAGAAGTTCTTATTCTTGTAGATACGAGCGCTAGTATGAAGCATAAATTACCAACCGTGAAAGAAGCATTGTTGGATTTATCGATTAGTTTAAATGCACGTATTGGCTCGAATCGCTTTTCAGTGTTATCATTTCCAGGCAAAAAGAAAGATGTCGAGAAAGTCCTGGATTGGAATCCACATTTAGATTCATTAACTAAAATATTTCCTAAGTTAACATCAGGAGGAATGACACCTACAGGGCCTGCCATTAGAGAGGCATTGACTTATTTTAAAAAGAAACGATCGTTAAGGAGCTTGATTTCTCGAGATGAACAACCTTTCGAAGAAACAGGCATGTAG
- a CDS encoding protein kinase family protein, translating into MNNLSKKQACSVPVGTVIVGKWHKNKYKIKSLLGKGAMGSVYLSESPTGLVAVKISDSSMSISSEVNVLKHFLKVQRSYLGPSLLDVDDWERRGFDSPTAFYVMEYIKGEALLQFIKRRGNEWIGILCLQLLAELDILHREGWVFGDLKPDNLLVTAPPPKIRLLDVGGTTLIGRSIKEFTEFFDRGYWGKGSRKAEPSYDLFAVAMIIINIAYPNRFSRSRNGGDQLKNAITSNVLLRKYSTVLENAIEGKYSSASNMRKDLLLVMNQQYVSNKQTTTNQSTKSSSISNRRKGGKRSKKKSFLEFTLLFLVIIVVYWLYIYSQLL; encoded by the coding sequence ATGAACAACCTTTCGAAGAAACAGGCATGTAGTGTACCAGTTGGAACGGTCATTGTCGGTAAGTGGCATAAAAATAAATATAAGATTAAAAGTTTACTTGGTAAAGGTGCTATGGGATCAGTTTATTTATCAGAAAGTCCTACCGGTTTAGTCGCAGTTAAGATTAGTGATAGTAGCATGTCAATATCATCAGAAGTTAATGTGCTTAAACATTTTTTGAAGGTCCAGAGGTCATACTTGGGACCTTCTTTGCTAGATGTTGACGATTGGGAGCGTCGTGGCTTTGACTCTCCTACAGCTTTTTATGTAATGGAATATATAAAAGGAGAGGCATTATTACAATTTATTAAGAGGCGTGGTAATGAATGGATTGGCATATTATGTTTACAATTGTTAGCTGAACTTGACATACTTCATCGTGAAGGATGGGTCTTTGGCGATCTAAAGCCAGATAACCTGTTAGTGACAGCTCCTCCTCCGAAAATAAGGTTACTAGATGTGGGGGGGACGACACTAATAGGGAGATCCATAAAAGAATTTACTGAGTTTTTTGACCGTGGTTATTGGGGAAAGGGTTCTAGAAAAGCTGAACCATCGTATGATTTGTTTGCAGTAGCGATGATCATCATAAATATAGCCTATCCAAATAGATTTTCTAGAAGTAGGAATGGAGGGGATCAACTTAAGAATGCTATAACATCAAATGTATTATTAAGGAAGTATTCAACTGTTTTAGAAAATGCAATAGAAGGGAAATATAGTAGTGCGTCTAATATGAGGAAGGACCTATTACTTGTAATGAATCAGCAATATGTTTCCAATAAGCAAACCACGACCAATCAATCAACTAAGAGTAGCTCTATAAGTAATAGAAGGAAAGGCGGAAAAAGGAGTAAGAAAAAGAGCTTTTTAGAATTTACATTATTATTTCTAGTAATAATTGTTGTCTATTGGCTATACATATATAGTCAGTTATTATGA
- the hpt gene encoding hypoxanthine phosphoribosyltransferase, giving the protein MNHDIQKVLVTEKEIQEKVNELGEVLTKDYQEKFPLAIGVLKGAMPFMADLLKRVDTYLEMDFMDVSSYGTSRVSSGEVKILKDLDTSVEGRDILIIEDIIDSGLTLSYLVELFRYRKAKSIKIVTLLDKPSGRKSDVEADYVGFIVPDEFVVGYGLDYLEKYRNLPYIGVLKPEVYTES; this is encoded by the coding sequence ATGAATCATGATATTCAAAAAGTATTAGTTACAGAAAAAGAAATTCAAGAAAAAGTAAATGAATTAGGTGAAGTTCTAACAAAAGATTATCAAGAGAAATTCCCACTAGCTATCGGCGTGTTAAAAGGTGCAATGCCTTTTATGGCTGACTTATTAAAAAGAGTTGACACATACCTTGAAATGGACTTTATGGATGTTTCTAGCTATGGTACATCAAGAGTATCATCTGGAGAGGTAAAAATATTAAAGGATTTAGACACATCTGTAGAAGGACGAGATATCTTAATTATCGAAGACATTATCGATAGTGGCTTAACTTTAAGCTATCTAGTGGAATTATTTCGTTATCGCAAGGCAAAATCAATTAAAATTGTTACGCTATTAGATAAACCTTCTGGACGCAAGTCTGATGTAGAAGCAGATTATGTAGGCTTTATTGTACCTGATGAATTTGTTGTAGGTTATGGCTTAGATTACCTTGAGAAATATCGAAATTTGCCATACATAGGGGTCCTTAAACCTGAAGTATACACGGAATCATAA